A genomic segment from Flavobacterium litorale encodes:
- a CDS encoding mevalonate kinase family protein — protein MKGPLFYSKILLFGEYGIIKDSKGLSIPYNFYNGALKQDGNTSEEALQSNANLKRFVDYLETLQTENPDLVQFDIDTLNQHVADGMYFDSTIPQGYGVGSSGALVAAIYDEYAKDKITVLENLTREKLLALKTIFAQMESFFHGKSSGLDPLNSYLSIPILINSKDNIEATGIPSQIADGKGAVFLLDSGIVGETAPMVSIFMENLKEQGFRDMLKKQFVKYTDACVENFLHGDFKSLFANTKKLSKVVLNNFKPMIPEQFHELWQKGIETNDYYLKLCGSGGGGYILGFTEDIDKAKKALKGHKLEVVYQF, from the coding sequence ATGAAAGGACCTTTGTTTTACTCAAAAATACTACTCTTCGGAGAGTACGGAATTATTAAAGATTCTAAAGGGTTATCTATACCCTACAATTTTTATAATGGTGCATTAAAGCAAGATGGCAATACATCTGAGGAGGCATTACAATCTAACGCAAACCTAAAGCGTTTTGTAGATTACCTAGAAACATTACAAACAGAAAATCCTGATTTAGTACAGTTTGATATTGATACGTTAAACCAACACGTTGCCGATGGTATGTATTTCGATTCTACCATTCCGCAGGGTTATGGTGTGGGGAGTAGTGGTGCATTGGTTGCTGCTATATACGATGAGTATGCTAAAGATAAAATAACGGTACTAGAAAACTTAACGCGCGAAAAACTACTAGCACTTAAAACAATATTTGCGCAAATGGAATCGTTTTTCCATGGCAAAAGTTCAGGGCTCGATCCTTTAAACAGTTACCTAAGCATCCCGATACTTATTAACTCTAAAGATAACATAGAGGCTACAGGCATACCCAGCCAAATAGCCGATGGTAAAGGCGCTGTGTTTTTATTAGATTCGGGTATTGTAGGCGAAACCGCCCCAATGGTATCCATTTTTATGGAAAACCTAAAAGAGCAAGGGTTCCGCGATATGCTTAAAAAACAATTTGTAAAATATACCGATGCTTGTGTAGAAAACTTTTTACACGGCGACTTTAAATCGTTATTTGCCAATACCAAAAAACTATCTAAAGTTGTACTTAACAACTTTAAACCCATGATACCAGAGCAGTTTCATGAGCTTTGGCAAAAAGGTATTGAAACGAACGATTACTACCTTAAGCTTTGTGGCTCGGGTGGTGGAGGCTACATACTGGGCTTTACCGAAGATATAGACAAAGCGAAAAAAGCATTAAAAGGGCATAAGCTAGAAGTAGTTTATCAGTTTTAA
- a CDS encoding diphosphomevalonate/mevalonate 3,5-bisphosphate decarboxylase family protein, protein MLSEKDFIPKGYTHTANEGSFKWSAPSNIALVKYWGKKENQIPANPSISFTLNNCKTITTLDFQKKDNDTQFSFDLFFEGQPKESFRPKIEKFFQRIAAYLPFLSDYHFTIHTENTFPHSSGIASSASGMAALAMNLMSVERLLNPDMTDDYFYKKASFLARLGSGSACRSVKGSIVVWGEHEQTEHSADLFGVPLLDAVHPIFENYQDTILLVDKGEKQVSSTVGHNLMHGHPYATQRFAQAHHNLSKVKEALRNGNTELFINVVESEALTLHAMMMTSMPYFILMKPNTLQIINKIWEFRAATGIPVCFTLDAGANVHVLYPERDSVKILEFIKNELVAYCQNSQYLCDILGKGAVQY, encoded by the coding sequence ATGCTTTCCGAAAAGGATTTTATCCCTAAAGGGTATACGCATACTGCCAATGAGGGTAGTTTTAAGTGGAGTGCACCTAGTAACATAGCATTAGTAAAATACTGGGGAAAAAAGGAAAACCAAATTCCTGCCAACCCCTCCATAAGTTTTACGCTTAATAACTGTAAAACCATTACAACGCTCGATTTCCAGAAGAAAGATAACGATACGCAATTTTCATTCGATTTATTTTTTGAAGGCCAACCCAAAGAAAGTTTCCGACCTAAAATCGAAAAATTCTTTCAGCGTATAGCAGCTTACTTGCCTTTCCTATCAGATTATCATTTTACCATCCATACCGAAAATACATTTCCGCACAGTTCGGGTATAGCATCATCAGCATCGGGTATGGCAGCACTTGCCATGAACCTTATGAGTGTAGAGCGTTTGCTAAATCCTGATATGACGGACGATTATTTTTATAAGAAAGCATCGTTTTTAGCCCGATTGGGCAGTGGTAGTGCCTGCCGAAGTGTAAAAGGTAGCATAGTAGTTTGGGGCGAACATGAGCAGACGGAGCATAGTGCCGATTTGTTTGGTGTTCCGTTACTAGATGCTGTACACCCTATATTCGAAAACTATCAGGATACTATTTTGTTGGTAGATAAAGGCGAAAAACAAGTATCTAGCACTGTTGGGCATAACCTTATGCACGGGCATCCGTACGCAACACAACGCTTTGCACAGGCGCACCATAATTTATCTAAAGTAAAAGAGGCTTTGCGCAATGGTAATACGGAGCTGTTTATAAATGTAGTAGAAAGCGAAGCATTAACGCTACATGCTATGATGATGACGTCCATGCCGTATTTTATATTAATGAAGCCCAATACGCTACAAATAATAAATAAAATATGGGAGTTTAGGGCAGCTACAGGCATACCCGTATGCTTTACGCTAGATGCTGGTGCAAACGTGCATGTGCTTTATCCTGAAAGAGATAGTGTGAAAATTTTGGAATTTATTAAGAATGAATTAGTTGCATACTGCCAAAACAGTCAGTACCTTTGTGATATACTAGGTAAAGGAGCAGTACAGTATTAA